A single Rhopalosiphum padi isolate XX-2018 chromosome 4, ASM2088224v1, whole genome shotgun sequence DNA region contains:
- the LOC132930493 gene encoding plexin-A2-like codes for MFTSGHYITADHHNYWNHFSIKQLLYAIVLLTSSVEINTDNLNLTESGPNQEINCTIYRSCTQCTNESNCSWAFEKQICLSSNQSLSDNYTMVTKQYCPNYIINLKIIDEYYWIQIKFSNTVVNFLNNIFNDDAVFRCAIDNVIYNASYNNGLVSCKWVKENIISLETRRSIDINPLHILYFKIIFEDDSTLKFDDPRDHYINYLHSLNCPDEKCSIFYWESDSRKYYCKWCLKKYGCQLTAESRYSCDVRHTLNNEKLWKDDPTLATIEVKSPDLAIKSFKPDVLLITRKFSTVVSISVKNHRIFDDGRSTTEVTVAGQSCDNPTLIDDQTINCIVSERNDRTLAIEGPVQIKYSWTTSTRKVILKSSKKFKFVVPSVTGVNQTCVPTTGGTRIELTGQYLNATTDVQVLLKNNGTKATCEIFELSRDRIGCVTVTNSKSLEPGPLMIVFDNMIGVYTKENFSYVADPTVLDGQVFAGIASGDVPLIVRGNFDCTNNQQVYVDYNGERHFGRCAVLNSTMMYCWVPKLDSPAQMTRLPLGFHIELADKVVYVPQQMPYSYLMHPDPIYTDFEVYDVNTIRVNGVFPDPLQRFQWNDNFLLQCALLGESSDDDEIFCIVIDVTDNYAMCRRLLSDTSFDDILKIVIVLTGNRATRTVVDRRH; via the exons ATGTTTACCTCCGGACATTACATAACTGCGGACCACCACAATTATTGGAATCATTTCTCTATTAAACAACTCTTATACGCAATTGTATTG ttgaCATCAAGTGTTGAAATTAACACGGACAACTTAAATTTGACGGAAAGTGGACCAAATCAAGAAATAAACTGCACGATTTATAGGTCATGCACACAGTGTACTAATGAATCTAATTGTAGTTGGGCGTTCGAAAAGCAAATTTGTCTCTCTTCAAATCAGAGTCTCTCAGATAATTACACAATGGTTACAAAACAATACTGcccgaattatattattaacttaaaaattatagatgaaTATTATTGGATACAAATTAAGTTCTCGAATACAgtggtaaattttttaaataatatatttaatgatgatGCGGTTTTTAGATGTGCTAtagataatgtaatttataacgcTTCATATAATAATGGATTAGTTTCTTGTAAATgggtaaaagaaaatattatttctctCGAGACACGAAGATCGATTGACATAAATccattgcatattttatattttaaaatcatttttgaagACGATTCAACATTAAAATTCGACGACCCTCGAGACCATTACATCAATTATCTGCACAGTTTGAACTGCCCCGACGAAAAATGTTCGATCTTTTATTGGGAAAGCGATTCGAGAAAATATTACTGTAAATGGTGTTTGAAAAAATACGGTTGTCAGTTAACAGCTGAATCGCGGTACAGTTGCGACGTACGTCACACGTTGAACAACGAAAAATTATGGAAAGACGACCCTACGCTGGCCACGATCGAAGTGAAAAGTCCCGACCTGGCGATCAAATCTTTCAAACCAGACGTATTGCTTATCACACGTAAGTTTTCGACGGTCGTGAGCATATCCGTCAAGAATCATAGGATTTTCGACGATGGTCGGTCAACAACTGAAGTGACCGTGGCCGGCCAGAGTTGTGACAATCCCACTCTGATCGACGATCAGACGATTAATTGCATCGTCAGCGAGCGCAACGATAGGACGTTGGCGATCGAGGGTCCGGTGCAGATCAAATACTCGTGGACAACGTCGACGCGCAAAGTGATATTGAAATCatcaaaaaaattcaagttcGTCGTGCCGAGCGTCACGGGCGTCAACCAGACGTGTGTTCCAACTACCGGCGGCACCCGCATAGAACTGACCGGTCAATATCTGAACGCCACGACTGACGTCCaagtgttattaaaaaacaatgggACCAAAGCGACGTGCGAGATCTTCGAGCTCTCACGTGACCGAATAGGCTGTGTGACAGTCACTAACAGCAAATCACTCGAGCCTGGTCCGTTGATGATCGTGTTCGACAACATGATAGGCGTATACACCAAAGAAAATTTCTCGTACGTCGCCGATCCGACCGTTCTGGACGGTCAGGTGTTCGCGGGAATCGCATCGGGCGACGTCCCGTTGATCGTTCGGGGTAATTTCGACTGTACGAATAACCAACAGGTGTACGTCGACTACAACGGGGAAAGGCATTTCGGCCGCTGTGCGGTACTTAACTCGACGATGATGTACTGTTGGGTACCAAAGCTCGACAGCCCGGCGCAGATGACGAGATTGCCGCTCGGCTTTCATATCGAGTTGGCTGATAAAGTTGTGTATGTACCGCAACAGATGCCCTACAGTTACCTGATGCACCCCGACCCAATTTACACAGACTTTGAAGTCTACGACGTCAACACAATTCGCGTAAACGGCGTGTTTCCGGACCCGCTGCAACGCTTCCAATGGAACGACAATTTTTTGCTGCAGTGCGCATTACTCGGTGAGTCGTCGGACGACGACGAAATATTTTGCATTGTGATCGACGTCACCGATAATTATGCAATGTGCCGCCGCTTACTGTCCGATACGTCATTTGATGATATCCTGAAAATCGTGATCGTACTAACGGGCAATCGAGCGACACGGACCGTTGTGGACAGAAGACACTAA
- the LOC132929783 gene encoding dnaJ homolog subfamily C member 3, translating into MDTWHRMRLKLYSTCLFFLALDCSVVMGSDVENHLDMGRDFLARGQLQDALSHYHAAVEGDPNNYLTYFKRGTVYLALGKAKFALLDFGKVLELKPDFTAARYQRGVVLMKQASIEDARKELYNVYIANGDFSREAYDLYSKLDGLAYDVELATYYQENKDYESGINSLDRLIEHCPWAPSLREQRSQLYLSTGNVQHAIMDLRTATKLQADDTDGHYKLSKIYYSIGEVSESLKEIRECLKLDPDHKLCHSHYKIVKKIDRLIVDSQSALNIKDFSSSIQFAKKILDIEKDTENIRLLALEKLCHSYQHTDDLSLSLKYCSDALEISQTPDLYCLRAEGYIANSMFDEAIRDFEHALHIDQEHRQASEGLKKAKNLQKQAERKDYYKILNVKRTATKQEIIKAYRKAAQQWHPDNFQGEAKKNAEKKFIEIASAKEVLTNPEKREQFDRGIDPLDPESGRHHQDGFNPFQQFHQFHGSPFTFKFNFN; encoded by the exons ATGGATACGTGGCATAGGATGCGGCTGAAACTGTACTCCACTTGTCTGTTTTTCTTGGCCTTGGACTGTTCGGTAGTCATGG GTTCCGATGTTGAGAACCATTTGGATATGGGACGCGACTTCCTAGCTCGCGGACAACTCCAAGACGCCCTATCCCATTATCATGCCGCTGTGG agggtgatccaaataattatttaacttattttaaaagagGTACAGTTTATTTAGCCTTAGGAAAAGCTAAATTCGCGTTATTAGATTTTGGAAAAGTTCTTGAACTCAAACCGGATTTTACAGCT gCACGTTATCAAAGAGGTGTAGTCCTGATGAAACAAGCTTCAATCGAAGATGCAAGAAAAGAACTCTACAATGtg tatattgcCAATGGTGATTTTTCACGAGAAGCATATGATTTATACTCAAAACTTGATGGTCTTGCTTACGATGTAGAATTAGCAACCTACTATCAAGAAAACAAAGATTATGAAAGTGGTATAAATTCATTGGATCGTCTTATAGAACATTGTCCTTGGGCTCCTTCATTACGCGAACAACGAtcacaattatatttaagtactgGAAATGTGCAACATGCTATTATGGATTTACGGACAGCTACTAAACTCCAAGCTGATGATACAGATGGCCattacaaattatcaaaaatttattaCAGTATAGGAGAAGTATCTGAATCtctaaa agaAATTAGagaatgtttaaaattagatCCAGATCATAAATTATGTCACTcacattataaaattgttaaaaaaattgatagacTGATAGTAGACAGTCAGTCAGCACTCAATATCAAAGATTTTTCCAGTAGTATTCAATTTgcaaaaaag ataTTAGACATAGAAAAAGACACTGAAAACATAAGGTTGTTAGCCTTGGAAAAACTTTGCCACAGTTATCAACATACAGATGATTTATCATTGTCATTGAAATACTGTAGCGATGCACTAGAAATAAGTCAAACACCAGATCTTTACTGTCTGAGAGCAGAGGGATATATTGCTAATTCTATGTTTGATGAAG cTATTAGAGATTTTGAGCATGCACTTCATATCGACCAGGAGCATAGACAAGCAAGTGAAGGATTAAAAAAAGCAAAGAACTTACAGAAACAGGCAGAAAGAAaagattattataagatattaaatgttaaaagaaCTGCCACTAAACAAGAAATAATTAAAGcatatag GAAAGCTGCTCAACAATGGCATCCAGATAATTTCCAAGGTGAAGCCAAAAAGAATGCAGAGAAAAAGTTCATTGAAATAGCCTCTGCCAAAGAAGTTCTGACTAATCCag AAAAACGAGAACAATTTGATCGTGGTATCGATCCACTAGATCCAGAATCTGGGCGTCATCACCAAGATGGTTTCAATCCATTTCAACAGTTCCATCAATTCCACGGGAGCccttttacattcaaattcaacttCAACTAA
- the LOC132930492 gene encoding plexin-A2-like translates to MFTSGSNITANHHNYWNHFSIKQLLFAIVLLTSSVVINADNVNLTESEPSQEINCTIYRSCTQCTDVSSCSWAIENQICLYSNQSLSENYRVVTKESCPEFAVTLKTKDKHYWIQVTVSNMAVKSVNTFFNDNAVISCEIENIIYNASINNGIISCKWVKENIISPEKRRSMDINPLSIFYFSIVVDNNVRLQFNDPRDHYISYHSWTCPDVNCSIVFWESDSRKYYCKWCLKKDDCRLTAESRYSCDVRHALNNEKLWNNDTALSTIEVKSPELAIDSFNPDVLLFNRDMSWVVSINVKNHKILADGRSTTAVTVAGQSCDNPTAVDDQTINCTVSKSNEYTLANDGPVLVEYTWATTSSKVRLTSSRKFKFVIPSVTGVNPTCVPATGGTRIALTGQYLNATTDVQVFIKKMGSKTTCEVFELSRDRIGCMTVAISKVRKPGPLLIVFENMTGIYTKENFSYVADPTVLDGQVFAGIASGNVPLIVRGSFDCTNNQQVYVDYNGERHFGRCAVRNFNESAMMYCWPPKFDSPAQMTSLPLGFRIELADKVVFVPQQTHYSYLLHPDPIYADFEVHDDDTIRVNGVFPDPLQRRQWDGNYLLEVALLGEPSDDDDIFCTMTDVAENYAECRSPAGTSFDDVLEIVIVLAGKQATRTLLHRRHKQYYYAMVRLLRPQYIIAGISALLMCVLALIFCVKNLINRSKRHVDRRYISELRNITAGIDDSTNYLLNSKT, encoded by the exons ATGTTTACCTCCGGAAGTAACATAACTGCGAACCATCATAATTATTGGAATCATTTCTCCATTAAACAACTCTTATTCGCAATTGTATTG ttgaCATCAAGTGTTGTAATTAACGCAGACAACGTAAATCTGACGGAAAGTGAACCCAGTCAAGAAATAAACTGCACGATTTATAGGTCGTGCACACAATGTACTGATGTATCTAGTTGTAGTTGGGCGATCGAAAACCAAATTTGTCTATATTCAAATCAAAGTCTCTCGGAGAATTACAGAGTGGTTACAAAAGAATCATGCCCAGAGTTTGCCGTGACTTTGAAAACCAAAGATAAGCATTATTGGATACAAGTTACGGTCTCGAATATGGCGGTAAAAAGTGTAAACACTTTTTTTAACGATAACGCGGTCATTAGTtgtgaaatagaaaatataatctataacgcTTCAATCAATAATGGGATAATTTCTTGTAAATGGGtaaaagaaaacattatttCCCCCGAGAAACGAAGATCGATGGACATCAATCCtttgtctattttttatttttcaatcgttGTCGACAATAATGTAAGATTACAATTCAATGACCCTCGAGATCATTACATCAGTTATCACAGTTGGACCTGCCCCGACGTAAATTGCTCGATCGTTTTTTGGGAAAGCGATTCGAGAAAATATTACTGTAAATGGTGTTTGAAAAAAGACGATTGTCGGTTAACAGCTGAATCGCGGTACAGTTGCGACGTACGTCACGCGTTGAACAACGAGAAATTATGGAACAACGACACGGCGCTGTCCACGATCGAAGTGAAAAGTCCCGAACTGGCGATCGACTCTTTCAATCCGGACGTATTGCTTTTCAATCGTGACATGTCGTGGGTCGTGAGTATAAACGTCAAGAATCACAAGATTTTGGCCGATGGCCGGTCGACAACTGCAGTGACCGTGGCAGGTCAGAGCTGTGATAACCCGACCGCGGTCGACGATCAGACGATCAATTGCACCGTCAGTAAGTCTAACGAATATACGTTGGCGAACGACGGTCCGGTGCTGGTCGAGTACACGTGGGCGACGACGTCGAGCAAGGTGAGGTTGACATCATCACGAAAATTCAAGTTTGTCATTCCGAGCGTGACGGGCGTCAACCCGACGTGTGTTCCAGCTACCGGTGGTACCCGCATAGCACTGACCGGTCAATATCTGAACGCCACGACTGACGTTCAGgtgtttatcaaaaaaatgggGTCCAAAACGACGTGTGAGGTCTTCGAGCTTTCGCGTGACCGAATAGGCTGTATGACAGTCGCCATTAGCAAAGTACGCAAGCCTGGCCCGTTGTTGATCGTGTTCGAAAATATGACGGGCATATACACCAAAGAAAATTTCTCGTACGTCGCCGATCCGACCGTGCTAGACGGTCAGGTGTTCGCCGGAATCGCATCGGGCAACGTTCCATTGATCGTTCGGGGTAGTTTCGACTGTACGAATAACCAACAGGTGTACGTCGACTACAACGGGGAAAGGCATTTCGGCCGCTGTGCGGTACGTAACTTCAACGAATCGGCGATGATGTACTGTTGGCCACCAAAGTTCGACAGCCCGGCGCAGATGACGAGCTTGCCGCTCGGTTTTCGTATCGAGTTGGCTGATAAAGTGGTGTTTGTACCGCAACAGACGCACTACAGTTACCTGCTGCACCCGGACCCAATTTACGCAGACTTTGAAGTCCACGACGACGACACCATCCGCGTAAACGGCGTGTTTCCGGACCCGCTGCAACGCCGCCAATGGGACGGTAACTATTTGCTGGAGGTCGCATTACTCGGCGAGCCGTCGGACGACGACGACATATTTTGCACTATGACCGACGTCGCCGAGAATTACGCAGAGTGCCGGTCACCGGCGGGCACGTCGTTTGATGATGTCTTAGAAATCGTGATCGTATTAGCGGGCAAACAAGCGACACGGACCTTACTGCACAGAAGACACAAACAGTATTATTATGCGATGGTTCGGTTGCTGAGACCGCAATACATCATCGCCGGTATTTCAGCATTGCTGATGTGCGTATTGGCGTTGATTTTTTGcgtaaaaaatctaattaatcgCTCTAAGCGACACGTCGATAGGCGATATATAAGTGAACTACGAAATATCACCGCCGGAATAGACGACAGCACTAACTATTTATTGAACTCGAAAACCTGA
- the LOC132930528 gene encoding plexin A3-like, with protein sequence MFTSGHYITAKQHNYWNHSSIKQLFFPILLLTSSVVINADNVNLTESEPSQEINCTIYRSCTQCTDVSSCSWAIENQICLYSNQSLSENYRVVTKESCPEFAVTLKTKDKHYWIQVTVSNMAVKSVNTFFNDNAVISCEIENIIYNASINNGIISCKWVKEKIISPEKRSWMDINPLSIFYFSIVVDNNVRLQFNDPRDHYISYHSWTCPDVNCSIVFWESDSRKYYCKWCLKKYGCQLTAEPRYSCDVRHVLNNERLWKNDTALSTIEVKSPELAIESFNPDVLLFRRNMAMVVSITIKNHRIFDDSQSITAVTVAGQSCVNPTTVDDQTISCVVSEFDDEMKVPEGPVLVEYTWMTTSRKVRLTSSQKFKFVMPSFTGVNSTCAPATGGIRIELSGEYLNATTDVQVFFQKNEQTKAKCVIYELWRDRIECVTVVNIKEAESSELLIMFDDIIGIIYSEKIVTYVDDPTVLDGQVFAGIASGDVPLIVRGSFDCTDNQQVYVDYNGERQFGRCAVRDINNTSVMYCWPPKFGNPAQVTSLPLGFRVELAEKVVFVQQKTPYCYLLHPDPIYVDFEVYDVNTIRVNGVFPDPLQRRQLDGNYLLEVALLVGGPSDDDDIFCTVTVITDNYAECRSPSGTSFVDVLDIVIVLGGKQATRTVVHRRPKQNDHAMLRLLRPQYIVGGISCLLICVFALMFCVKKITNSSKRHVHRQNITELRNITAGVDESDDYLLDSNT encoded by the exons ATGTTTACATCCGGACATTACATAACGGCAAAACAACACAATTATTGGAATCATTCCTCTATTAAACAACTCTTTTTCCCAATTTTATTG ttgaCATCAAGTGTTGTAATTAACGCAGACAACGTAAATCTGACGGAAAGTGAACCCAGTCAAGAAATAAACTGCACGATTTATAGGTCGTGCACACAATGTACTGATGTATCTAGTTGTAGTTGGGCGATCGAAAACCAAATTTGTCTATATTCAAATCAAAGTCTCTCGGAGAATTACAGAGTGGTTACAAAAGAATCATGCCCAGAGTTTGCCGTGACTTTGAAAACCAAAGATAAGCATTATTGGATACAAGTTACGGTCTCGAATATGGCGGTAAAAAGTGTAAACACTTTTTTTAACGATAACGCGGTCATTAGTtgtgaaatagaaaatataatctataacgcTTCAATCAATAATGGAATAATATCTTGTAAATgggtaaaagaaaaaattatttctccCGAGAAACGAAGCTGGATGGACATCAATCCattgtctattttttatttttcaatcgttGTCGACAATAATGTAAGATTACAATTCAACGACCCTCGAGATCATTACATCAGTTATCATAGTTGGACCTGCCCCGACGTAAATTGCTCGATCGTTTTTTGGGAAAGCGATTCGAGAAAATATTACTGTAAATGGTGTTTGAAAAAATACGGTTGTCAGTTAACAGCTGAACCGCGGTACAGTTGCGACGTACGTCACGTGTTGAACAACGAAAGATTATGGAAAAACGACACTGCGCTGTCCACGATCGAAGTAAAAAGTCCCGAATTGGCGATCGAATCTTTCAATCCGGACGTATTGCTTTTCAGGCGTAACATGGCGATGGTCGTgagtataactataaaaaatcacAGGATTTTTGACGACAGCCAGTCGATAACTGCAGTGACCGTGGCCGGCCAGAGTTGTGTCAACCCGACCACGGTCGACGACCAGACGATTAGTTGCGTCGTCAGTGAGTTCGACGACGAGATGAAAGTGCCCGAGGGTCCGGTGCTGGTCGAGTACACGTGGATGACGACGTCGCGCAAGGTTAGGTTGACATCATCACAAAAGTTCAAGTTTGTCATGCCGAGCTTCACGGGCGTCAACTCGACGTGTGCTCCAGCTACCGGCGGCATCCGGATAGAACTGTCCGGTGAATATCTGAACGCCACGACTGACGTTCAGGtgtttttccaaaaaaatgaaCAGACCAAAGCGAAGTGCGTGATCTATGAGCTATGGCGTGACCGAATAGAATGTGTTACAGTCGTCAACATCAAAGAAGCCGAGTCTAGTGAGTTGTTGATCATGTTCGACGATATAATAGGCATAATATATTCCGAAAAAATTGTCACGTATGTCGACGATCCAACTGTCCTGGATGGTCAGGTATTCGCGGGAATCGCATCGGGCGACGTCCCGTTGATCGTTCGGGGTAGTTTCGACTGTACGGATAACCAACAGGTGTACGTCGACTACAACGGGGAAAGGCAGTTCGGCCGCTGTGCGGTACGTGACATCAACAACACGTCGGTGATGTATTGTTGGCCACCAAAGTTCGGTAATCCTGCGCAGGTGACGAGTTTGCCGCTCGGCTTTCGTGTCGAGTTGGCTGAAAAAGTGGTGTTTGTGCAGCAAAAGACGCCCTACTGTTACCTGTTGCACCCCGACCCAATTTACGTAGATTTTGAAGTCTACGACGTCAACACAATTCGCGTAAACGGCGTGTTTCCGGACCCGCTGCAACGCCGCCAATTGGACGGAAACTATTTGCTCGAAGTAGCATTGCTTGTTGGCGGGCCGTCGGACGACGATGACATATTTTGCACTGTGACCGTCATCACCGATAATTACGCAGAGTGCCGGTCACCGTCGGGCACGTCGTTTGTCGATGTCCTAGATATCGTTATCGTACTAGGGGGCAAACAAGCGACACGGACCGTAGTGCACAGAAGACCCAAACAGAATGATCATGCAATGCTTCGGTTGCTGAGACCGCAATATATCGTCGGCGGTATTTCATGTTTGCTGATATGCGTGTTCGCGCTGATGTTTTGCGTAAAGAAAATAACGAACAGCTCTAAGCGACACGTACATAGGCAAAATATAACCGAACTACGAAACATCACCGCCGGAGTAGATGAAAGCGATGACTATTTATTGGATTCGAATACCTGA